Proteins co-encoded in one Gopherus evgoodei ecotype Sinaloan lineage chromosome 4, rGopEvg1_v1.p, whole genome shotgun sequence genomic window:
- the ZBTB42 gene encoding zinc finger and BTB domain-containing protein 42 — protein sequence MEFPDHSRQLLQCLSQQRHQGFLCDCTVLVGEAQFRAHRAVLASCSMYFHLFYRDQLDKRDIVHLNSDIVTAPAFSLLLEFMYEGKLEFNSLPVEDVLAAASYLHMYDIVKVCKGKLKDKELCLEEKMNDDVANLEKEHFLDMGVPLVHEFDLGHKQKFTVTEYDRSTNKDRVSGHPGWSSDLISVSSVSAEAESCTTAAGKTKATVNSSAGSLSQRSVNHTPASSDVDCALDLSFKPVSGRDSLHPSYVFGQLASDSQQQGTEPLVKDEQDLLSDQEDSEARSPESQHFGNSAKSLVTGLGHMFTGNGNSHAREDDIDQDRDESEDDMDSSDISSSGVLVPPGHICICPLCSKVFPSPHILQLHLSSHFRDKDGSRTRLSPDGSVPTCTLCGKTFSCMYTLKRHERTHSGEKPYTCAQCGKSFQYSHNLSRHAVVHTREKPHGCKWCERRFTQSGDLYRHIRKFHCGLVKSLVV from the coding sequence ATGGAGTTTCCAGACCATAGCCGCCAGTTGCTGCAGTGTCTGAGTCAGCAGCGTCACCagggcttcctgtgtgactgtaCTGTTTTAGTTGGAGAAGCTCAGTTCAGAGCCCACAGAGCTGTTCTTGCTTCTTGCAGCATGTACTTCCATCTTTTCTACAGGGACCAGTTAGACAAAAGGGATATTGTGCATCTGAACAGTGACATTGTCACCGCCCCAGCCTTCAGTCTACTGCTTGAATTCATGTACGAAGGAAAGCTGGAGTTTAACAGTCTTCCAGTTGAAGATGTGCTCGCTGCAGCGAGCTACCTTCACATGTATGACATTGTGAAAGTCTGCAAGGGCAAGTTGAAAGATAAAGaattgtgtttggaagaaaagATGAATGACGATGTGGCTAATTTGGAAAAAGAGCATTTTTTAGACATGGGAGTGCCCCTGGTACATGAGTTTGACCTGGgacacaaacaaaaattcactgtCACAGAATATGATAGATCAACGAATAAAGATAGGGTCAGTGGTCACCCTGGCTGGTCCTCTGATCTTATAAGTGTCAGCTCTGTGTCTGCAGAGGCAGAATCGTGTACCACAGCAGCTGGAAAAACAAAGGCTACTGTCAATAGTTCTGCAGGATCTTTGTCCCAAAGGTCTGTTAACCATACCCCGGCTTCAAGTGATGTGGACTGTGCTCTGGATTTGTCTTTCAAGCCTGTGTCTGGGAGAGATTCCTTACACCCCTCCTACGTCTTTGGACAGCTGGCTTCCGACAGCCAGCAGCAGGGTACTGAGCCACTTGTTAAGGATGAACAAGACTTGCTGTCAGATCAGGAGGACAGTGAAGCAAGGAGTCCAGAGAGTCAGCATTTTGGGAATTCAGCCAAAAGCTTAGTGACAGGGTTAGGACACATGTTCACAGGAAATGGCAATTCTCATGCAAGAGAAGATGATATAGATCAAGACCGAGATGAGAGTGAAGATGACATGGATTCATCAGATATCTCCTCCTCTGGTGTGCTTGTGCCTCCTGGGCATATCTGCATTTGCCCCCTTTGTAGCAAAGTTTTTCCAAGCCCGCACATCCTGCAGCTGCACCTGAGCTCTCACTTCAGAGATAAAGACGGCTCAAGAaccaggctgtcacctgatggTTCGGTGCCCACCTGTACGCTTTGTGGGAAGACTTTTTCTTGCATGTACACCTTAAAGAGACATGAAAGGACTCACTCGGGCGAAAAGCCGTATACCTGTGCCCAGTGTGGAAAGAGCTTCCAGTATTCCCACAATCTCAGCCGTCATGCAGTAGTGCATACCAGAGAGAAACCCCATGGCTGCAAATGGTGTGAAAGACGATTTACACAATCCGGTGACTTATACAGACACATCCGTAAATTTCATTGTGGCCTTGTAAAGTCCTTGGTGGTTTGA